In Erigeron canadensis isolate Cc75 chromosome 7, C_canadensis_v1, whole genome shotgun sequence, one DNA window encodes the following:
- the LOC122609096 gene encoding uncharacterized protein LOC122609096, translating into MDPLSSSSSSSSSSVEISSALEFSIPFSFPDLSTRSSLSISQSLLDAVEDDTTSSTETRAYIEQFRVRAHETLMRDYFVENPKFGSVWFRERFRISQRLFLKIVSDIEQRYVYFQERVDRSGKKTRTSHESLDHFCTAIIELYHDEYFRRPTSHDDARLYEAHERRHKIPEKL; encoded by the exons atggaTCCATTAtcctcatcatcttcatcatcgtcgtcgtctGTAGAGATTTCTTCGGCTTTAGaattttcaattcctttttCATTTCCGGATTTATCCACGCGTAGTAGCTTATCTATTTCGCAAAGTCTTCTTGACGCAGTTGAAGACGACACGACAAGTTCCACCGAAACCCGCGCCTACATCGAGCAGTTTCGTGTACGAGCTCACGAAACTCTTATGCGTGACTATTTTGTTGAAAACCCAAAGTTTGGCTCGGTTTGGTTTCGTGAAAGATTTCGAATTAGTCAAaggttgtttttaaaaattgttagtGATATTGAGCAACGTTACGTTTATTTTCAAGAGCGTGTAGATCGGTCGGGGAAAAAAA CGAGAACTTCTCACGAAAGCCTTGATCATTTTTGCACCGCGATCATCGAGTTATATCATGACGAGTACTTTCGTAGGCCAACTAGTCATGACGATGCACGCTTGTACGAAGCGCATGAACGGAGACACAAGATTCCAGAAAAGCTATGA